The Fructilactobacillus myrtifloralis genome segment TTACAACAGCTGGAGGATTTGTACTTACCGTACAAGCCTAAACGCCGGACCAAGGCGGAAGTTGCCAAGGAACAGGGCCTCGCACCGTTAGCTGCTCAGCTCCTCCAGTTTCCTGCCCAACCAGTTGCTACGCTCGCCCGTCCCTTTGTCGACCCGACGAAGGGGGTTTTAGATTCGGACACGGCTTTGGCCGGGGCACAAGCCATCATTAGTCAAAGCGTTTCCGACCGGCCTTCCTTTCGGGAGTGGATCAGAACTTTTACGTGGAAGCAGGGTCAACTGACGACGACCAAGAAAGCGACGGGCGGGCAGCAGGATGAGCGTCAGGTGTATGCTAACTACTATGATTTCACGGAGGACTTGGCGAAAGTGCCTGCTTACCGAGTGCTTGCAATTAACCGGGGCGAACGGGAAGCGGTACTACGGGTCAAAATTACGGATGTAGAGAATTCCATTCAAAACTACCTCCGGTTTCACGTCATTGGTCAGCATGCAGGCCCGAGTGTGCACGTCGTTGAACAAGCACTGACAGTGGCTTATCGGCGCTATCTACGGCCGGCGCTCGAACGCGAACTCCGCCAACGACTGACCGAACGGGCCCAAACCCATGCGATTCAAGTGTTTGGCAATAATTTGTATCACTTATTGATGCAACCACCCCTTAAGGGGAAGGTGGTGATGGGGTTTGATCCGGCCTACCGGACGGGCTGTAAGTTAGCAATTCTGGATTCCCAGGGGCGATTGCTAGCCAAAGCAATTCTGGCAGCGACGCCACCAGCGACCGCGGAGCAACGCCAACAAGCAGCTGCAACGCTTCAACACTTGCTCACGAAGTATCACGTTGCAGTAATTGCGATTGGGAACGGAACGGCCTCACGGGAAGCTGAGCAATTTGTGGCGGCAGTGGTTGCCCAGTTCCCCACCCCCGTGCACTACGTGATTGTGAATGAAGCCGGGGCGTCTGTTTATTCTGCGAGTGCAGTGGCCCGGGCGGAATTTCCAGAGCTACCCGTGGAGGAGCGGTCGGCGATTAGCATTGGTCGCCGGCTCCAAGATCCCCTGGCCGAATTAATTAAAATTGATCCCAAGGCGGTCGGAGTCGGCCAGTATCAGCACGACGTGGCCGAAACCCAGCTGGATGAGCAGTTGCAACGTGTTGTGGAAACCGTGGTTAATCAAGTCGGGGTCAATGTGAATACGGCTAGTCCCCAGCTCTTAGCCAGGATCTCCGGGCTAACGCCCGCGGTGGCAAACCAGATCGTGAGCTATCGTAACCAGCACGGAAAGTTTACGGAGCGCAATCAGTTACAACAGGTGAAGCGATTAGGTCCGAAAGCTTTTGAACAATCCGTGGGGTTTTTACGTATTATAGGAGGTCACAACCCATTCGATAATACTGATTTACATCCCGAAAGTTATCCGCTAGCCGGAGCCATTTTGAACACCCTCGGAATTGCCAAGGCAGATTTAACTACGCAAGCCAGTCAAACCCGTCTCGCCCAGGGAAAGGTTTCCGAATTAGCCCACCAGCTGAACCAATCGGAGACACAGATTCGGAGCGTTTTAGACGGGTTGCAGCATCCCGGTCGGGATTTACGGGACCAGATGCCCGCGCCGTTGCTCCGGGATGCCGTCGTCAAGTTGACTGATTTACGGGTGGGGATGCAACTGCAGGGCACCGTTCGCAACGTGACTGACTTCGGGGCGTTCGTTGACATTGGGGTGAAACAAGATGGCTTAGTGCATATTTCGCACATGAAAGCCGGCTTTGTGGCAGATCCAGCCAGCGTGGTTGCAATCGGTGACATTGTGACCGTGTGGGTCATTGGCGTGGATGAACAGCGGGGGCGAATTCAGTTATCGATGCTTGATCCACAAAAGGAGAGGTAATTTATGACAGACCAACAGCTCCAACACCTGGTAGAAGAGCTTTCCCAACGCTTTTTTCACCAGCCGTTTCGCCATCAAGCTTACTTTAATCGTCGCTTACAAACGACTGGGGGCCGGTATCATTTACGTTCTCATAATATTGACATTAATCCAAAGATGGCCCAGGATCAGGAGGTTTTGGTGGGAGTGATTAAACACGAGTTGGTCCACTACCACCTGCACCAACAGGGGGCCTCTGGGAAGCATAATACGCCCGCCTTTAAGCAGTTATTGCAACGCGTGGGCGGGAGTCGCTATGCTCCCCGGTTATCACAAAACACGCGGTATCTGTATCAGTGTACGCACTGTGGGCAAAAATATAATCGCCAACGTCGTTTAAACGTGAACCGCTATGTTTGTAGTCAGTGCCGGCATCCGTTACGCCTAGTTAAGCAGGCCGATTCGTAAAAAGGACTTGCATCTCTGCCTAATTCTTGCTATGATAGTTATTGTTAATTCGCGGCCATGGCGGAATTGGCAGACGCGCAAGATTAAGGATCTTGTCGGGAGTTTTCCCGGTGGAAGTTCGAATCTTCTTGGCCGCACTTAAAAAAGACGCTGGTGAATGTTAGTTCACCAGCGTCTTTTTGGTTGGAAAAAATGAAGTAAAAAACAGGATAACCGTGAATTGGTTACCCTGTTTTACCTAGTTCTTCGGAAGTTCTTGGTTATGGTTCACGGATTCGTGGTTAGTAAAGAACGATCCGTCTTGGCCGACTTCTTCGTTAGAATTAATTTTTTGTTGTGTTGGCGTTAACTCATCTTCAGGTGGTAAATCAAGTGATTCCCGAATTTGATTAGAGACCTTCAGTAATTCTCGATCGGGAGCAACTTGGTAACTAATCCCATCGACCATTGCGTCATCACATTGCAAAGCCGTTTGCTTCAAATTCTTAGCCGCATCTCGATAACTACCGGCAATCGTAATCATGTCATTGAAAGTTAAATCGGTTTGGAGATTGCCCTTCAAACTGTTTAAAATTTCACCGTACCGCGAAACGTTTCCAATCGAGAGTCCCTTTTGGAGGACGGCGTTGAGAACTTGACGTTGCCGAATTTGGCGCCCGTAATCACCGAGGGGATCTTGATAGCGCATCCGGGTGTATTGTAAGGCGGTTTGGCCGTTCATGTGCTCGGTCTTACCCTTTTTCACGCTAATGCCTTCGTAGTCAAATGTGAGGTTCGGAGTGATGTCAACTCCACCCACCGCGTTCACCATTTGCTTGATCCCTTTCATGTTGACAACAGCGTAGAAGTCTACGGGAACGTTAAACAGTTTGTGGACGACTTCTGTAGCGGAATCTGCTCCCCCAATGGTATAAGCCGCATTAATCTTTTCATACGGCTGTGAATCTCCAGGGACCACGACCTTGGTATCTCTAGGGATACTTGTAAAGGTGGTTTTCTTGGTGTTCGGATTAACTGTGGCGAGAATCATGGAATCCGTCCGGCCCTTATCCTTCCGACCTAACTCCCCGGTATCCGTTCCCATCAGTAACACCGTAAAGGGTTTCCGCTGTTTAATGATTTTAGAGACGTCGCGGGAGTTTTTGGCGCTCGAATACGTAGAGTCTAACGTCGAGGACACCCGCTGGTACTGCAGAAAGGCGAATCCCAAAAGGAGTAGGGCGGCTCCGAGTAAGCCGGCCATCCATTTCCACGCGCGCGGATGCCATTCGACCGCGTTTGGATCCGGTTTTGGTCCGGACTTTGGTGGTTTTGGTGGTTCGGATTGGTTCATAAAGTGGTTGCGACCAGCTCTTCCGGTTGGTTGTTGCTTTCCGTTGTTTGTCATGTTAACCCTCGTTTTTATATCAGTCTGGTTAACATTATAAACTATTCATGGAAGCGCCGACGGATAATTAAATAATTTAAGGAATTTTTTACAATTAAATCGTTAATAGGGGTTTATGGGGGTATGTTAAGATGGAAAGAAATCAGTTTTTATCGGGGAGGGAACCGCAGATGACCAAGTTAGTTTTGATTCGCCATGGCGAGAGTATTGCTAACCAACAACACGTTTTTACGGGGTGGAATGACGTGGCGTTGACGGAGCAGGGGCAACGGGAAGCAGTTGCAGCGGGGGCCAAACTTAACCAGTTACACCTTGCGTTTGGAGCGGTGCACACCTCCTATTTAAAACGGGCCATTCAATCGGCCAATATCGTGTTAGACGAACTAGATCAACTGTGGATTCCCCAGTATAAAACGTGGCGGCTAAACGAACGTCACTACGGTGCGTTACGGGGCCGGAAGAAACCAGTGGTCCGAGAAGAAGTCGGGGAGGACCAGTTCATGCAGTGGCGCCGGAGTTTTACCGCTGTGCCCCCGCGATTAGACTGGGTCACACCCAAGCGGCGCTACGCTCGCATTGGGGTCCGCGAACCGCGGGCTGAGAGCCTCCAAATGGCCTACGAGCGCTTGATACCATACTGGCAGGATCAGTTGGCCCCGCGGCTGTTACAGCACCAAAATCAACTGGTAGTCGCGCACGGTAGTTCGCTGCGGGCCCTCATCAAGTATCTCGAGCAACTGTCCGATGATGCAATTGATGGGGTAGAAGTGCCCAACGCCGAACCGATTGTTTACACCTTAGATGAGCACCTGCACATTCAGCAGAAACAAATTTTGGCATAAAAAAAGCACGGATCTGCAATTTGCAGGTTCGTGCTTTTTAAATGACTACCTAGGCCAATGTTCCCATTGGATCCCATGGAGCAAGGACCGTTGGCGTTTGGGCTTGTTCTTGCCGTTCTTGATCAGTTAGGTATTTCTTGTTGATGACAACTTGGTAAACAAATTCACTGAACCAGGTGTCACTCATGACGAAGTATCCCTTGGTTCCAACCTTGTTGCCCCAACTATTTTCAACCTTCCACTTGGTTGGTTGGCCGTCCACGAGGTCAACTCCGGTGATCACCATGGCGTGATCCATGACGCTTTCTCCGTAATCTAGTCGTTCGGCCTTACTCATGCTCATGTCAGTTTGCATCAGTTCATCCACGTGGTACAGGTTTGGATCCATTAAACCGTTTTTCCGGTCACTTGCTTGACCGACGTCACTTCCAAACCAAACCGTTTCGCCGGCTTGGAGTTGTTTAATCGTGAGTTCCTTTAAGCGTTCGATTGGCAGGTTATAGTGTTTGATTGGTTGGCCACCAACCACGTTCCCCAGCATTTCCACCGTGTAAGTTTCGTGAAATGGTTTATCGTCCGTGGGGGAGTTGATGATGGAGACGTAGTCATCAAGGTTGATGTTTACGTATTTTTGGAAGAAGGTCAGGGGAGTGAGGTGTTGTTCAATGTGATAGTGATTATCAGCATCGCGATACTCAAAGGTAAAGTCAGTTACTGGCTTACCAAAGGCGTACACCAACATCCGGTAAATTTCGTTTAACATGTCATCTTTTTTCGCGTTAATGATTTCAGCACTTTGTCCAGACTGAACCAACTTGCGTAAGGCGATGGCATCGTGGCGGAGTTGGGTGTTTAAAGCAGCGTTAAGTTCACTCGAATTATCACTGCTAGCGGTTTCGGCCATGGCAGCCTTTGGCACCACCCCATACTTAGCAATCAGGGCGGCAATCATATCCCACTGGCCCCCGTCTTGTTGGGGAGTTTGCAACAGAAAGTTGACCTTCCGATCAGTTAATGGTTGGTCCGCTGTCTTTAAAACGTTATTTAAGAAGTAGTTCGCTTTTTCAAACTTATCCCAAAAGAAGAGGTAAACCTGGGAAAGTTCAAAGTCCTTCGGTACGTTAAAGTTGCCTTCGACCTTCGACCGGAGCGTGTTTAGAGCGGCGAAAAGCCAGCACCGGCCACTGCGTTTTTGGTCGGAAACGGCTTGATTAGAAACATCCACAGAAAAGATGGGATCCAACTGGTCGTTTGCTTCGTAATCAGCGGCGGATGAAAGGATGCCGTTGTGGGTGACGGCCCGGCTTAAGACGTCTGCGTCGGGGTGGTTGTTTAAGTTGTTTTGATATCTTTCAATGTTTTGTGGTTCAATTGCTTTGTCCATTGTGTAACCTCCATTACATAGTTGCGATTAGTATAACTCATTTGCAAGCATTAGCGGACGTTAATGACCTCCGGACCTTGTTCGTGCTGCACAATAATGGTGTTCACCATGTTCAAGAAGAGGCCGTGTTCAATGATCCCAACCAGGGGATTTAGTTGGTTAGCTAATCGAATGGGGTCGGTGAGGGGATCTAGGTACAAATCGATAATATAGTTGTTAGAATCGGTGGTCACAAATTCACCCGCCGGATTTTTGCGGAGGCGGGGATGCAGATCCATCTGTGCTAAGCGCCGTTCGAGTTGTCTGCTGCCGTAAGGGATGACCTCGACGGGCACCGGATAGTTAAAGGCTTCGACCATTTTGCTTTCGTCAACGATCCACATGTTTTTGGTAGAGTTGGTAGCGACAATCTTTTCCATTAAATGGGAAGCACCGCCACCCTTAATCCCTTGGTACTGGACATCAATTTGATCTGCGCCGTCAATCGTAAGGTCGATGTGATCGACTTCATCAACGGTTTTTAACGGAATTCCTAATTGTGCAGCGTGCTTACGGGTGGCGTGGGAAGTTGGTACGCCAATAATGTTTAACCCGGTTTGAACTCGTTTGCCGAGGGCTTCGACCATGTACCACATGGTGGAGCCACTTCCGATTCCGATGACCATCCCATCTTCAATGTATTGGACCGCTTCTTGGCCAACTTGTGCTTTTTGGTGTTTAATTGCTTCGCTATCCATTGACTGTCCCCTTAATCAACCATATAATTTACAATTCAGTCTTTAATTTTCCATTGCTTTTTTCCATTTGTCAAGTAATGTTGAAATGCGCTAAATACTGTTAGAATGGTAGTATCCAATTATGAAAAGGTGAGGAGTTTTGTCAATGAAACGAGGGTTTGAATTTGTCACAAGCGCAGCCCAAGCCGGCTTAAAATTACCGCAACGTGCCACCAAGCAAGCGGCGGGGTATGACCTGGCTAGTTCCCAAACGGTCGTGTTACCGTCCGTGTGGAAATTGGGGTTATTGCGGGCGCTCAAGCTGATCCGGAAGGGACGACAGCTAACCACGGCGGAGAGTGCGGCAGCGAGCGCGGATCTACAGCCCTACCTGGTTCCAACCGGAATAAAGGCTTATATGCAGCCAAACGAAGTCCTAATCATTGCCAACCGGTCCAGTAATCCGTTGAAACGGAACCTGATTCTTCCCAATGGAATTGGAGTGATTGACGCTGACTACTATAATAATGCTAACAACGAAGGCGAAATCTTCGTGCAACTAATCAACTGGGGAATTGGTGACCGAACGATTCACAAGGGCGATCGGATTGCCCAGGGAATTTTCATGCCCTACTTACTGGCTGACCAGGAGGCCGCACCAACGGCCACTAGAACCGGAGGCTTTGGTTCGTCTGGGGATTAGAAAGGAAACAAGTTATGAGTAAAACCACCACTCAATTTGTGTGTACAAACTGTGGGTACATTTCTCCCAGTTACTTAGGTCGTTGTCCTAACTGTGGGGAGTGGAATACGTTTACAGAAGAAACAAAGGCCAAGTCCGACCCAGCTAGTGGAGCAAAGACCCGGGTTTCTCTGCACGGCAACCGGGTGACGCCACAACTGATTACCGAGGTAGATGCCCAGGATGCGCCCCGCTATCAGATTCAATCCGCAGAGCTAAACCGGGTTCTCGGGGGTGGAATTGTGCCGGGTTCCCTTGTTTTAATTGGGGGCGATCCCGGCATTGGCAAGTCGACCTTACTCCTGCAAGTGTCTGGTCAGTTAGCGATGCTCGGCAAACGGGTGTTGTACGTGACTGGAGAAGAAAGTGCGGACCAGGTGAAAATGCGTGCTGACCGCTTGCACATCACCACGAACGAGCGGGTATATGTCTTTCCAGAAACCGACATGACGGCGGTTCGGGATGCCATTGCTGATTTAAAGCCGGACGTTGTCATCGTGGATTCGGTCCAAACCATGCAGGAGGGCGACGTTGACTCAGCGATTGGGTCGGTCTCACAGGTTCGGGGGGTCACCACTGACTTGATGGGGATTGCAAAGACCAATAACATCACCGTCTTTATCGTGGGGCACGTCACCAAAGGCGGTGCGCTCGCGGGGCCAAAAACCCTGGAACACATGGTAGATACGGTGCTCTATTTTGAAGGCGATAAGCACCATTCGTACCGTCTGTTGCGGGCGGTTAAGAACCGGTTTGGGTCAACCAACGAACTCGGCATTTTTGAAATGGCCGATCAGGGATTGCAAGAGGTGCAAAACCCCTCAGAAATTTTTCTGGAGGAACGGTTGAAAAATGCAACCGGTTCGGCCATTGTGGTGGCCATGGAAGGAACTCGGCCCATTTTGGTTGAACTCCAGGCCCTCATCACGCCGTCAGTCTTTGGGAACGCCCAACGAACGGCGACCGGTGTGGATCGCAACCGGGTGTCGTTGATCATGGCCGTGTTAGAAAAACGGGCTGGATTACTCCTTCAAAATCAGGATGCCTACGTTAAGGCAGCGGGCGGGGTGAAGTTAAATGAACCCGCACTCGACCTAGCCATGGCCGTCAGCATTGCTTCCAGTTATGAAAATATCAGTACGAACCCGCGTGAGTGTTACGTTGGTGAACTGGGGTTGACCGGAGAAGTCCGCCGGGTTGACCGGATCGAACAACGGATTCGCGAAGCCGCCAAACTGGGCTTTGCCCGGATTTTGGTGCCGAAGCATAGCCTGGAAGGGCTCACCGTGCCGACCGGAATTGAAGTGGTCGGAGTTACCACCCTCAAAGAGGCGTTGCAACTGGCCCTTCCCAAGTAGCCGGAGGGAGCGTGGGTTTATTTTTGGCGCCATAAATTGTAAACTAAGGATAAAACTATATATAGAAAAGAGAGAATAACATTGGCTAACGATAAGATTCGGGTTCGCTACGCACCCAGCCCAACCGGGCACTTACACATTGGAAACGCGCGAACTGCAATTTTCAACTATTTATTTGCTCGGCACTATAAAGGTAAATTCATCATTCGAATTGAAGATACCGATACGAAACGCAACGTGCAAGACGGTGAGAAAAGCCAGTTAGATAACCTAAAGTGGCTCGGAATTGACTGGGATGAAGGTCCAGACGTGGGGGGCGACTATGGTCCCTACCGCCAATCAGAACGAAAGGCAACCTACGATCCGTTAATTCAGCAATTGTTGGATGAAGGCAAAGCCTACTATTCCTACAAAACAGAGGAAGAACTCGAAGCAGAACGGGAAGAACAGCGGGCCCGTGGGGTAATGCCGCACTATGAATATGAATACGCGGGGATGACACCGGAAGAACAGCAAGCAGCGATGGACGCGGCCGAAGCCAAGGGCTTAAAGCCAGTGATCCGGTTCCGGGTCCCGAAACACCAAACCTACGAATGGGATGACATGGTGAAGGGGCACGTTTCCTTTGACTCAGATACCATCGGGGGCGACTTCGTCATCGTAAAACGGGACGGAATGCCGACCTATAACTTTGCGGTTGTAGCTGATGATCACAACATGGCCATTAGTCACATTTTCCGTGGGGACGACCACGTGGCTAACACCCCCAAACAGCTAATGATTTACGAAGCCTTCGGTTGGGAGGCGCCTAAGTTCGGTCACATGAGCTTAATCATTAGTGCCGACACGGGTAAGAAACTCAGTAAGCGCGATGAAACGGTGTTGCAGTTTATTGAACAGTATCGGAACCTGGGTTACCTTCCAGATGCATTGTTCAACTTTATCGTGCTCCTTGGGTGGTCACCGGTCGGAGAAGATGAGATTTATTCTGAAAAGCAGTTCATCAAAATGTACGATGAAAAGCGGTTGAGTAAGTCCCCCGCTACCTTTGATAACAAAAAGTTGGAATGGATTAATAACCGCTACGTGAAGGATAGTGACGAAGACGTTGTGGTTGACTTGGCCCTCCAACAACTGATTAAGGCCGGAAACCTGCCAGATAATCCGGACGCCAAAACGATTGAATGGGCGCGGAAGTTGATTGACGTGTACCGGCGGCAAATGAGCTACATGGCCCAGATTAATGAGATGGCTGCGGTTTTCTTTACGGAACCAGACCAGGTCGACGGCGAAGCCCTTGCCGAGTTAAACAATGACACTGCTCCGGTGGTTCTGCGCGAATTTGCGGCGAAGTTACGGGAACTGCCCCTCTTTGACAAGGTTGCCATTTTGCGGACCATCAAGGAAGTGCAAAAGGAAACGGGGATTAAGGGGCGGAAGCTCTGGATGCCGATTCGCATTGCCGTTACCCACGAAATGGAAGGACCAGAACTACCCGAATCAATCGAATTGATTGGCCGGGAAAAAGCCCTGCAACATGTGGACCAAACCTTGGCCCAACTCGATGCAAACTAAAATATTTTTTCTGCAATTGGTCTAGTTCACGCTAGGCCTTTTGTTGTGTCAGCAGAACGAATGATTATGGTATGATTGAGACTAAATAAACGAAAAGGGGTCTCCACGATGAAATTACAAGTCTACAATTCACTGCACAACCAGCTCGAAACTTTTACCCCCTTAGAACCGGGGAAAGTGAAGATGTATGTCTGTGGACCGACCGTTTACAACTATATTCACATTGGAAATGCTCGGAGTGTGGTCGCATTTGATACCATTCGGCGTTATTTAGAATACCTGGGGTACGAGGTGACCTACGTTTCCAACTTTACGGACGTGGATGACAAGTTGATTAAAGCAGCCCAAGCTGAGCACGTAACGGTTCCAGAACTGGCCGATCGCTACATTCAAGCTTACTACGAAGACACGCAGGCTTTAAACGTGCAACCAGCAACGGTGAACCCCCGCGCGACGGATAACATCGCGGAGATCATTGCATTTGTCCAGGATCTAATTGAAAAGGGGTATGCCTACCAAGTCGACGGGGACGTTTACTACCGGGCTCGTCGGTTTGCTAGTTACGGGGAACTCGGACATGAGGACCTTGATACCTTAGAACACGGCGCAAGTGAACACGTTGCGAGTGCCGAGCTCGCCAAAAAGGAGGACCCGATTGACTTTGCCCTCTGGAAGGCGGCTAAACCCGGAGAAATTGCGTGGGACTCACCGTGGGGAGCAGGCCGGCCCGGTTGGCACATTGAGTGCTCCGTGATGGCTACTAAGTACCTCGGAAACACGATTGACATTCACGGTGGAGGCATCGACCTCGAATTTCCCCACCACGAAAACGAACGGGCACAAAGTGAGGCCAAAACCGGGCAAACCTTTGTTAAGTATTGGTTGCATAACGGTTTTGTGACCGTGGGAGCAGCGGATGAAAAAATGAGTAAGTCGCAGGGAAACTTTGTGACCGTGCATGAGTTATTGAAAACCGTGGATCCCCAAGTCCTTCGGTTGTTAATGGCAACCACGCAGTACCGGCGGCCCATCCGCTTTAGTGAGGCCGGGCTTGCTGAAGCGCAGACCAATCTGAAAAAGCTCCAGACCGCTTACCAAAACCTGAGTTATCGGTTACAAGATGCAGAACCCGGGAGTGATTTTAAGCTGGAACAAGAGGTCCGGCAGGTGCAAGCGGACTTTCAAGATGCGATGAACGCGGATTTTAACGTTCAAAATGGGATTGCCAGTGTGTATGAGCTTGCGAAGTTGAGCAACGTGTATGCCCAACGACCGGTCGTCTTTCAAGCCACGTTGACCTTAATGCAGCAGCGGCTAGCGGAGTTAGCGGCCATTTTTGGGATTAAGCTCGCTACCGAAGAACTAGCTGATGCGGACGTGGAAGCGCTGATTGCGGAACGGGAACAAGCCCGAGCTGACAAGGATTTTGCCCGCAGTGATGCCATTAGAGACCAGCTCCGCGACCAGGGGATTGTGTTAGAAGATACGCCCCAGGGAACGCGGTTTAGAAGGGAAAGTTAGAATTAATGAAGGATGCAGAACACAACGTGGACGTGCGCCAGTTAAACGGAATTACATTAGCCTACATGGGAGATGCCATTTACGAAGTCGGCATTCGTCGGCACTTGATTGAAGCGGGACTAACTAAGCCAAACCGGTTACAACACCGGGCAACTCGATATGTTTCTGCCAAGGCGCAAGCGGGGTTAATTGCGTTAATGGAAGCCGATGACTGCTTAACTAGTGAAGAATGGGATTTTTATAAGCGCGGTCGAAACGCCAAGAGTTATACCCATGCCAAAAACACCAGCGTGATTACCTACCGGGTGTCCACCGGGTTTGAAGCCCTCTTTGGGTTTTTGGCTTTAACCGAACAAACAGCACGGATCACTGAGCTAACCCAGTGGTGCATTACACAAGTCGAGGCGGGGAGAGTACGATATGCCAAGTAAGGAAACAAGTGATTTTATTATTGGACGCCATCCAGCCGTGGCGGCCCTCCGGAATCCAGCCCAAACGATTAACAAGGTTTTTTTACAGACGGGAATTAACCGTAACGACCAGACGATTCAAACAATCGTGCGGCTAGCGAAGGGGCGCCAGTTGGTGCTGGCCAATGCCCCAAAGGCCAAGTTGGATTTAATGGCAGATCATCAGAATCACCAGGGGGTCGTGGTGGCGTGTGCGGCCTTTCAGTACGCGAGCATTGATGACTTGTTTGCCAATGCTGACCAACATGAGGAACCGCCGTTTTTAGTGATGCTCGATAACGTAGCCGACCCGCATAACTTAGGGTCGATTTTACGAACCGCTGATGCTGCCGGCGTACACGGGGTCATCATCCCCAA includes the following:
- a CDS encoding Tex family protein, which gives rise to MDQKLVKQVVATFPDLALPAAQRTLRLLEQGNTVPFIARYRKEQTGNLDEVQIRHLQDRYQRQEKLATRRQEVVTKLTAQGHLTKRLLQQLDQSTTLQQLEDLYLPYKPKRRTKAEVAKEQGLAPLAAQLLQFPAQPVATLARPFVDPTKGVLDSDTALAGAQAIISQSVSDRPSFREWIRTFTWKQGQLTTTKKATGGQQDERQVYANYYDFTEDLAKVPAYRVLAINRGEREAVLRVKITDVENSIQNYLRFHVIGQHAGPSVHVVEQALTVAYRRYLRPALERELRQRLTERAQTHAIQVFGNNLYHLLMQPPLKGKVVMGFDPAYRTGCKLAILDSQGRLLAKAILAATPPATAEQRQQAAATLQHLLTKYHVAVIAIGNGTASREAEQFVAAVVAQFPTPVHYVIVNEAGASVYSASAVARAEFPELPVEERSAISIGRRLQDPLAELIKIDPKAVGVGQYQHDVAETQLDEQLQRVVETVVNQVGVNVNTASPQLLARISGLTPAVANQIVSYRNQHGKFTERNQLQQVKRLGPKAFEQSVGFLRIIGGHNPFDNTDLHPESYPLAGAILNTLGIAKADLTTQASQTRLAQGKVSELAHQLNQSETQIRSVLDGLQHPGRDLRDQMPAPLLRDAVVKLTDLRVGMQLQGTVRNVTDFGAFVDIGVKQDGLVHISHMKAGFVADPASVVAIGDIVTVWVIGVDEQRGRIQLSMLDPQKER
- a CDS encoding SprT family protein encodes the protein MTDQQLQHLVEELSQRFFHQPFRHQAYFNRRLQTTGGRYHLRSHNIDINPKMAQDQEVLVGVIKHELVHYHLHQQGASGKHNTPAFKQLLQRVGGSRYAPRLSQNTRYLYQCTHCGQKYNRQRRLNVNRYVCSQCRHPLRLVKQADS
- a CDS encoding LCP family protein, which produces MTNNGKQQPTGRAGRNHFMNQSEPPKPPKSGPKPDPNAVEWHPRAWKWMAGLLGAALLLLGFAFLQYQRVSSTLDSTYSSAKNSRDVSKIIKQRKPFTVLLMGTDTGELGRKDKGRTDSMILATVNPNTKKTTFTSIPRDTKVVVPGDSQPYEKINAAYTIGGADSATEVVHKLFNVPVDFYAVVNMKGIKQMVNAVGGVDITPNLTFDYEGISVKKGKTEHMNGQTALQYTRMRYQDPLGDYGRQIRQRQVLNAVLQKGLSIGNVSRYGEILNSLKGNLQTDLTFNDMITIAGSYRDAAKNLKQTALQCDDAMVDGISYQVAPDRELLKVSNQIRESLDLPPEDELTPTQQKINSNEEVGQDGSFFTNHESVNHNQELPKN
- a CDS encoding 2,3-bisphosphoglycerate-dependent phosphoglycerate mutase — encoded protein: MTKLVLIRHGESIANQQHVFTGWNDVALTEQGQREAVAAGAKLNQLHLAFGAVHTSYLKRAIQSANIVLDELDQLWIPQYKTWRLNERHYGALRGRKKPVVREEVGEDQFMQWRRSFTAVPPRLDWVTPKRRYARIGVREPRAESLQMAYERLIPYWQDQLAPRLLQHQNQLVVAHGSSLRALIKYLEQLSDDAIDGVEVPNAEPIVYTLDEHLHIQQKQILA
- a CDS encoding aminopeptidase C → MDKAIEPQNIERYQNNLNNHPDADVLSRAVTHNGILSSAADYEANDQLDPIFSVDVSNQAVSDQKRSGRCWLFAALNTLRSKVEGNFNVPKDFELSQVYLFFWDKFEKANYFLNNVLKTADQPLTDRKVNFLLQTPQQDGGQWDMIAALIAKYGVVPKAAMAETASSDNSSELNAALNTQLRHDAIALRKLVQSGQSAEIINAKKDDMLNEIYRMLVYAFGKPVTDFTFEYRDADNHYHIEQHLTPLTFFQKYVNINLDDYVSIINSPTDDKPFHETYTVEMLGNVVGGQPIKHYNLPIERLKELTIKQLQAGETVWFGSDVGQASDRKNGLMDPNLYHVDELMQTDMSMSKAERLDYGESVMDHAMVITGVDLVDGQPTKWKVENSWGNKVGTKGYFVMSDTWFSEFVYQVVINKKYLTDQERQEQAQTPTVLAPWDPMGTLA
- the rpiA gene encoding ribose-5-phosphate isomerase RpiA, with product MDSEAIKHQKAQVGQEAVQYIEDGMVIGIGSGSTMWYMVEALGKRVQTGLNIIGVPTSHATRKHAAQLGIPLKTVDEVDHIDLTIDGADQIDVQYQGIKGGGASHLMEKIVATNSTKNMWIVDESKMVEAFNYPVPVEVIPYGSRQLERRLAQMDLHPRLRKNPAGEFVTTDSNNYIIDLYLDPLTDPIRLANQLNPLVGIIEHGLFLNMVNTIIVQHEQGPEVINVR
- a CDS encoding dUTP diphosphatase codes for the protein MKRGFEFVTSAAQAGLKLPQRATKQAAGYDLASSQTVVLPSVWKLGLLRALKLIRKGRQLTTAESAAASADLQPYLVPTGIKAYMQPNEVLIIANRSSNPLKRNLILPNGIGVIDADYYNNANNEGEIFVQLINWGIGDRTIHKGDRIAQGIFMPYLLADQEAAPTATRTGGFGSSGD
- the radA gene encoding DNA repair protein RadA, whose translation is MSKTTTQFVCTNCGYISPSYLGRCPNCGEWNTFTEETKAKSDPASGAKTRVSLHGNRVTPQLITEVDAQDAPRYQIQSAELNRVLGGGIVPGSLVLIGGDPGIGKSTLLLQVSGQLAMLGKRVLYVTGEESADQVKMRADRLHITTNERVYVFPETDMTAVRDAIADLKPDVVIVDSVQTMQEGDVDSAIGSVSQVRGVTTDLMGIAKTNNITVFIVGHVTKGGALAGPKTLEHMVDTVLYFEGDKHHSYRLLRAVKNRFGSTNELGIFEMADQGLQEVQNPSEIFLEERLKNATGSAIVVAMEGTRPILVELQALITPSVFGNAQRTATGVDRNRVSLIMAVLEKRAGLLLQNQDAYVKAAGGVKLNEPALDLAMAVSIASSYENISTNPRECYVGELGLTGEVRRVDRIEQRIREAAKLGFARILVPKHSLEGLTVPTGIEVVGVTTLKEALQLALPK